A window of Syntrophaceae bacterium genomic DNA:
TGGTCAACTACAGGAACTTGAGCTACCGGGGCCTGTACATCAAAAGACTCAAGGCCTTGGAACCCCCCGCCTCGGCCGCCCTGGCCCCGGAGACCCCGGCCAACGGCAAGCCCCAGCCCGCCGCCCGGCAATAGACGGCAGTCAGCAGACAGCAGAATACCCCGTGATCGCGGATCCGAGGGATTTGATTTCTTTCAACGCGATCATCTGCGGGATATCATCCGACCTGACCGTGACAGGGGGCATCCAACCCTGTAGCGGCCGGACGGTGAGAGGGGGTCTTTTCCTGCAGCCTGTTCAGAAAGGTTCAGATACAAGGCGTCCCGAAGGTCCGAGGAGAGAGTGTACTGTGTGGTGTGCATGAGCGACGAGGAACGAGGGCAACGCAGTAGATGATTTATCAGCAGGCTCCTAGAAGTCGAGCATCGAGGGCAGTCCCTTGTCACGCCTGTACCACCAGTTCGGGAAGAGCCGGTACAGGACGCGGGAGACGGGGCCGATGTACTCCTTGGAGCGCTTGTCGAACTGGATGGACTCGATGAGCCTCTCCTCGATCTGCTTGCGGTCCCCCGACTCGTTGAAGACGTGGTAGGCGCAGGAGAAGATGGGGCTGTACATGTTCTTCTTCGCGAGGTAGCGGTAGACGTTGCGGATCGTGTTGGGGCCTTCCGGCGTGCCGTCGATGCGGCTCAGCACCTTCCGGTCCGTCTCGATGGGGTTGCCGTCGAAGAGCTCGTAGTAGAGCTTTCCGTAGCGGTAGTTCTTGCTGGCATCCGAGGACAGCGTGACGTAGAGGTCGCCCACGCCCGCCTGGCTGTAGAAGGCCTGGAAACTTCCCCCGAGGAGCCTGGCAAGCGAGCGGATCTCGACCCCCGAGCGCGCAAAGATGGTGCCCGGGATGGAGTTGCCCAGGTTCATGCTGTCCGTGACCCCCTTGATGTTGGCCACGATGTTCTTGAGGGCCCCGCAGGCCTCGATCCCCACGATGTCGAAATTGTAGTAGGATGTGATCTCCCGCCGGTCGAAATTCAGGATTTCCTTCCGGACGGTCTGCGCCACGCTGCGCGGTCCGGCGATGGTCAGGGCCACCGGTTTGCCCATGGCAATGTCCACGTCGAAAAACGGCCCCCCCATCGCCACGACCTTGAACTTGTGCTGGATGTGCACGAGGTCGCCGTTGATCATCTGTGACGGGGTGATCAGCTCCTTCGTCTTTTCGTCGGACACGAGGCCCTTGATGGCCGAGATGATGCAGGTCTTGCCGCGCTTCTTGGCGATCATGGGGCGCAGGTAGTCGAGCAGGCGCGACAGGCGGTTCATCGTGATGGCGAGGAAGATGAAGTCGTTCTCGTTGACGACCCGTTCGAGGTCGTTGGTCGCCTTCACCTCCGGGGCAAGCCTCGGGACATTGCTCATCCCGCCGTAGATCCGCGCGAGGTCGTTGGTGAGGTGCTTCGGGTTGAGGTGCTCCTCGTTGATCGCACGGCACACCTCGGCGTCGTGATAGTAAATCGTCACGGGCCTGCCGTTGCGGCCGTAGATGTAGGCCAGCGCCGTGCCGAGCCTTCCCGGCCCTATGATGGCGATCTTGTTCGTGTCCAACGTGGCTACCCGTTTTGCAGAATGGGTTGTAAGTATAGGCAGTTAGAAACCGCCTGTCAAATGAAAAGGATGCCCCCGGCGGATCACTTGATCAGGCGGCGCCGCATCCATACGAGGGCCAGCGGGAAGAATACGGCGCTGAAGGCCGCGAGGTACATCAGGTGCCAGGGCAGCGACGGGTCGAGGCGGCCGAGGCCGATCGCGCGGGTGAGCTCCACGAGGTGGGTGAGCGGCAGGAACCAGGCGACGGCCTGCGCCCACGCGGGCAGGGTCTCGAGGGGAAAGAACGTCCCCCCGAAGAGGAACATGGGCGTCACGAAGAGGAAGATCGGCAGGTTGAACAGGTCGATGTGCTTGACGACGGCCGTGAAGACCATGCCGATCGACGCGAAGGCGAACCCGGCGATGAAGGACAGGGGGAGGATCAGCAGCCCCTCGGGGTAGCGGATCAGCCCGAAGAGGGTCAGGATGGCCTGCATGATCGCCGTGGCGATGACGGCCTTGGTGGCCCCCCAGACGATCTCGCCCGCGATGATGTCGTCGAGAAACAGCGGGGTCGCCAGCATGGCGTCAAAGGTTTTCTGGTAGTACATCCGGACGAAGGACCCGTAGGTCGTCTCGAAGAAGGCGTTGTACATCATGGCGATGCACAGCAGCGCCGGGGCGATGAAGGCGACGTAGGGGACCGTCGCCTCCCGCCAGCGCACGTCGCCGACGAGGACGCTGAGGCCGTAGCCGAAGGCGAGGATGTACAGCAGCGGCTCCAGCAGCGGCGGCAGGAAGCTCACCCGCCAGGTCTTCCGGTAGACCCGGACGTTGCGCCGCCAGACGTGGAGAAAGCGGCGGGATATCCGGAGGTCGCGCAGAGCGTTCATTCCCGCAGCTCCCTCCCCGTGAGCTTCAGAAAGACATCCTCCAGGGTGGCCGCCCGCAGGATGCAGCCGTCGCGGCAGTACTGTTCGCTGATCTCGCGGTAGAGCCGGTCCCGCTCGTCGCAGTATATGATGATGCGGTGACCCAGGTCGTCGTGCCGCAGCCCGCGGTCCCGCACGAACGTGCGCAGCGCCTCGCCGGGTTCGCCCACCTCGATGATGTCCTTTCCCGCGTGGTCCCGGATCAGGTCCCGGGGCCTTCCCTCCACGAGGATCCTGCCGCGGTCCATGATGATGAGCCGGTCGCAGAGACGTGCGGCCTCCTCCATGTAGTGCGTCGTCAGCAGGATGGAGATGCCGCGCGCCCGGAGCCCCTCGAGGCGCTCCCAGAGCTGGTGGCGCGACTGGGGGTCGAGGCCCGTCGTGGGCTCGTCGAGGATCAGCAGGTCGGGCTCGTTGATCAGCGCCCGGGCGAGGACCACCCGCCGCATCAGGCCCCCCGAGAGATCGGGGATCGCCGCGTCCCTGCGGCTCTCGAGGGCGATGAACTGCAGCAGCTCGAGGGCCCTCTCGGTCGCCTTCGGGCCGGGGATGTCGAAGTAGGACGCGAACACCTCGAGGTTCTGCAGGACCGACAGCTCGGGGTCGAGGTTGTTTTCCTGCTGGCAGACGCCGATGCGGTACTTGAGCTTGCGAAGCCCGCGCCGCCGGGAGACGTCATGCCCGAGGACGCGCAGGGTGCCGCCCGACAGGGGCGAGAAGCCGTAGATCATCCGGATCGTCGAGGTCTTGCCGGCGCCGTTGGGCCCGAGGATGCCGAAGCACTCCCCGCGCCGGGCCCGGAAGGTGATCCCGTCGACGGCGGTGAAGGCGCCGAAGGTTTTTTTCAGGTTCTCGGCCTCGATGACGTAGTCCAACACGACCCCGTTATTCGACGGACATTATTCTTCCTGCGAACAGACGGTTTTCGACCGCTCTGACGCCCGCTGCACTGCAGACGCAAAAACTCGCCCTTCGGGCTCAGACAGTTTGCGCTGCAGACGTTCCGCTTCGCGAAGAGCGGATACCGAAAACGCGTCTCACTTCGCAGTCAGAAAAACGTCCGTCGCAGGTTGAATTTGGGGTCAGCTTATCATGTTTTCGACGGGAAAGCATACCGGATCACGGGGGGCTTTCGGCCGGCGGGCCGCAGGTAGGTGACGGCGGGCCTGCCGAGGGCGACGACGGCGTGGACGGTCTCGTCGGCCGGGATGCCCAGGGCGCGCGGGATGGAGGGGTCGCGGCGCATGGCCTCGACGGCGAAGCCGATGAGGCACGACCCGATGCCCATGGCATGGGCGGCCAGCGCGATGTTCTGCGCCGCCAGCAGCGCGTCCTCCCGCGGGCAGGATGCGCCGGGCCTCGTCGCGATGACGATCGCCGCCGTGGCGCCGTGGAACAGCCTGTCGCGGCCCGTCTCCTCGAACTCGCGGAGGGCGTCCCGGACCTGGTCGTGGTAGCGGCGGTAGTAGAACCCCAGCCGGTCCCTCAGGAAGAGCTTCGAGAAGAGTCGGGCGGCCGGGTTTGCGGCCAGGCGGTTGAGCCGCTCGTAGAAGCGGGCCACGAGCCGGCCGAAGGCGAGCATGGCCTGCCGGTCGGGAACGATCGTGAAGGTCCAGCGCTGGCTGTTGGTGCCCGAAGGGGCCATGGCGCCGGTCCGGGCGAGGTCATCGAGGGCGGCCCTGGGGACGGGCTCGTCGGTGTAGCGGCGGCACGAGCGCCGCGAGGCGAGGAGGCGGACGAGCAGGGCGGTGTCGAACTCCCCGAAGGGGAGCCAACGACCGCCCGTTTCGACCGTGGCAAGCGCAATGTGGCCCGTGCTGACGGATTCGACCGTGATGGCCCCGGCGGGGCAGACGGCGGCGCAGTGATCGCAGCCGAAGCAGCCGTCCCGCCGCAGGGTGATCGTCCCGTTCACCAGGGCAAGAACGTCGGACGGGCAGACATCGAGGCACAGACCGCAGCCGGTGCACCGGTCCGGATCGAGCCGGGGTGTCGTCCAGTCCTCCATCGCCGGCATCCCGCCCCTCCGATTCGGGTTACCGCTCCTTCGGGGGCTCCGGGCCGTAGTAGGTGACCTTGGCGTCCTTCATCGACTTCTCGAGGAAGGCGTTGAGCCGCTCCTGCTGGATGGACTGCGTGGCCCGGGCCTTGACCTGCTCCTTGACGGACTCGTAGGGCTGCTGCTCGGCGGCCTTGCGCTCCTCCTGCTTGATGATGTGGTAGCCGAACTCCGTCTCGACCACGCCGCTCAGCTCCCCCGGTTTCAGGGCGAAGGCCGCCTGCTCGAAGGTGCCCACCATGCTGCCCTGCGTGAAGAAGCCCA
This region includes:
- a CDS encoding ABC transporter permease, with translation MNALRDLRISRRFLHVWRRNVRVYRKTWRVSFLPPLLEPLLYILAFGYGLSVLVGDVRWREATVPYVAFIAPALLCIAMMYNAFFETTYGSFVRMYYQKTFDAMLATPLFLDDIIAGEIVWGATKAVIATAIMQAILTLFGLIRYPEGLLILPLSFIAGFAFASIGMVFTAVVKHIDLFNLPIFLFVTPMFLFGGTFFPLETLPAWAQAVAWFLPLTHLVELTRAIGLGRLDPSLPWHLMYLAAFSAVFFPLALVWMRRRLIK
- a CDS encoding ATP-binding cassette domain-containing protein; this encodes MLDYVIEAENLKKTFGAFTAVDGITFRARRGECFGILGPNGAGKTSTIRMIYGFSPLSGGTLRVLGHDVSRRRGLRKLKYRIGVCQQENNLDPELSVLQNLEVFASYFDIPGPKATERALELLQFIALESRRDAAIPDLSGGLMRRVVLARALINEPDLLILDEPTTGLDPQSRHQLWERLEGLRARGISILLTTHYMEEAARLCDRLIIMDRGRILVEGRPRDLIRDHAGKDIIEVGEPGEALRTFVRDRGLRHDDLGHRIIIYCDERDRLYREISEQYCRDGCILRAATLEDVFLKLTGRELRE
- a CDS encoding NAD(P)-binding domain-containing protein → MDTNKIAIIGPGRLGTALAYIYGRNGRPVTIYYHDAEVCRAINEEHLNPKHLTNDLARIYGGMSNVPRLAPEVKATNDLERVVNENDFIFLAITMNRLSRLLDYLRPMIAKKRGKTCIISAIKGLVSDEKTKELITPSQMINGDLVHIQHKFKVVAMGGPFFDVDIAMGKPVALTIAGPRSVAQTVRKEILNFDRREITSYYNFDIVGIEACGALKNIVANIKGVTDSMNLGNSIPGTIFARSGVEIRSLARLLGGSFQAFYSQAGVGDLYVTLSSDASKNYRYGKLYYELFDGNPIETDRKVLSRIDGTPEGPNTIRNVYRYLAKKNMYSPIFSCAYHVFNESGDRKQIEERLIESIQFDKRSKEYIGPVSRVLYRLFPNWWYRRDKGLPSMLDF
- a CDS encoding 4Fe-4S binding protein, encoding MEDWTTPRLDPDRCTGCGLCLDVCPSDVLALVNGTITLRRDGCFGCDHCAAVCPAGAITVESVSTGHIALATVETGGRWLPFGEFDTALLVRLLASRRSCRRYTDEPVPRAALDDLARTGAMAPSGTNSQRWTFTIVPDRQAMLAFGRLVARFYERLNRLAANPAARLFSKLFLRDRLGFYYRRYHDQVRDALREFEETGRDRLFHGATAAIVIATRPGASCPREDALLAAQNIALAAHAMGIGSCLIGFAVEAMRRDPSIPRALGIPADETVHAVVALGRPAVTYLRPAGRKPPVIRYAFPSKT